One Weissella coleopterorum DNA segment encodes these proteins:
- the hflX gene encoding GTPase HflX — protein sequence MHENEENPRVAVLLIGLDRNDPQFDYQMTELANLTEANQMEVIATLTQKLERPVAATYFGKGKVEELKEAVAFHQVSMVVANDELSPSQIRNLETQIGVSILDRTALILDIFASRAKTRLAQLQIEMARLQYQLPRLRTSMNIRLDQQTGGGGGSFTSRGSGETKLETNRRLIEHQISMIKKEITDIEADDQNRRKYRDKQAIKSVALVGYTNAGKSTYMNQLVKRYGENQEKTVFQADMLFSTLETAVRKLNLPDHQSFLLSDTVGFVSKLPHNLVAAFRATLAEAAQADLLLQVVDFSDPNYQAMMDTTMQTLKEIGITDLPMVTIYNKADRIMGSVYPERTADTLTLSALDNNSLDLLVETLHQKLFADLKEYTLLIPFADGQVVAELNESAHVLTTEYLAEGTQLKVVLTPVQVQRLNQYIQS from the coding sequence ATGCATGAAAATGAGGAAAACCCTCGCGTAGCTGTCCTGTTAATCGGTTTAGATCGGAATGATCCGCAATTTGATTATCAGATGACGGAATTAGCTAATTTAACAGAAGCTAATCAAATGGAAGTTATCGCAACCCTTACACAAAAATTAGAACGACCGGTAGCAGCGACTTATTTCGGAAAAGGAAAAGTCGAGGAGTTAAAGGAAGCAGTGGCCTTTCATCAAGTTTCGATGGTGGTAGCAAATGATGAATTGTCACCATCGCAAATTCGGAATTTGGAAACTCAAATTGGGGTTTCGATTCTGGATCGGACCGCTTTAATTTTAGATATATTTGCCTCACGTGCCAAAACTCGTTTAGCTCAATTGCAGATTGAAATGGCCCGGTTACAATATCAATTGCCACGCTTGCGTACTAGTATGAATATTCGACTAGATCAACAGACCGGTGGTGGGGGTGGTAGTTTCACCAGCCGTGGATCGGGTGAAACTAAATTAGAAACGAACCGACGGTTGATCGAACATCAAATTTCAATGATTAAAAAAGAAATCACTGATATCGAGGCTGACGACCAAAATCGACGAAAGTATCGGGATAAACAAGCAATTAAGAGTGTTGCCTTGGTGGGCTACACCAATGCAGGAAAATCAACCTACATGAACCAATTGGTGAAACGTTATGGTGAAAATCAGGAGAAAACGGTTTTTCAAGCAGATATGCTCTTTTCTACCTTGGAGACAGCGGTACGGAAATTGAATTTGCCTGACCATCAGAGCTTTTTGCTTTCTGATACGGTCGGTTTTGTATCCAAATTACCACATAACTTAGTCGCGGCATTTCGAGCAACTTTAGCTGAAGCTGCTCAAGCTGATTTGTTGCTACAAGTGGTAGATTTCTCGGATCCAAACTATCAAGCAATGATGGATACAACGATGCAAACTTTGAAGGAAATTGGGATCACTGACTTACCAATGGTAACAATTTATAATAAGGCTGACCGAATAATGGGCAGTGTATATCCTGAGCGTACGGCTGATACACTCACACTTTCGGCATTAGACAACAATTCTTTAGACTTGTTGGTCGAGACACTGCATCAAAAATTATTTGCTGATCTCAAGGAATATACATTATTGATACCATTTGCTGATGGACAAGTTGTCGCAGAACTAAACGAATCAGCACATGTACTAACGACTGAATATTTAGCTGAAGGTACGCAACTAAAAGTAGTGCTAACGCCCGTGCAAGTTCAACGGCTAAATCAATACATTCAGAGTTAA
- a CDS encoding ABC transporter ATP-binding protein: MDLLKPYFGKYKSDLAITIISVIVMAGAALWQPKLLQEVMKAITQDKMSQVNSIGIELITVAVIGLIAGTINAIFAAKVAQNIAADVREQTYRKIQTFSFADIERFSVGNLVVRLTNDIQQIQTLVMTALQALIRMPILFIGALYLAIKTLPNLWWIIVIMVITVMLITMFVFTKMGPLFGKIQGLIEKTNNLAKENLQGVRVVKSFNQEQNEQKRFDVASGELNAINVKIGYLFSVMSPLFTMVSQLAIAGSIWFVGSQVDKHPLWIASVSSFTNYLMQIMMAVIIGGMMMSFAARGLVSIKRIKEVIDTKPTMTFDLDAPEQELKGSVEFKDVSFSYPDDDMMVLKDITFTAQAGEMIGIVGATGSGKTTLAQLMARLFDPSQGTVKIGGVDLKQVNEKSLRQTVSYVLQRATLFSGKIADNLRQGKKDADETDMKRATEIAQAAEFVERYEDVYDHPVEERSSNFSGGQKQRLSIARGVIAEPKILILDDSTSALDAKSEKLVKEALDHDLKDTTTFIIAEKISSVINADRILVLDEGKLVGVGTHQELIKNSDVYREIYATQKAQEVNN, encoded by the coding sequence ATGGATTTATTAAAACCTTATTTTGGCAAATACAAAAGCGATCTGGCAATCACGATTATATCAGTGATCGTGATGGCCGGAGCTGCACTTTGGCAGCCAAAACTATTACAAGAAGTGATGAAGGCAATTACGCAGGATAAGATGAGCCAAGTTAATTCAATTGGAATTGAATTAATTACGGTTGCGGTGATTGGCTTGATTGCGGGGACAATCAATGCGATTTTTGCGGCGAAGGTTGCACAAAATATTGCGGCCGATGTTCGCGAACAAACGTATCGTAAAATTCAAACTTTTTCATTCGCAGATATTGAGCGATTTTCAGTGGGGAATTTGGTTGTACGTTTGACTAATGATATTCAACAAATTCAAACTTTGGTTATGACAGCGCTTCAAGCATTGATTCGAATGCCAATTTTATTCATTGGGGCCTTATATTTAGCGATTAAAACGTTACCAAATCTTTGGTGGATTATTGTGATTATGGTGATTACTGTGATGTTAATTACTATGTTTGTCTTTACTAAAATGGGACCTTTATTTGGTAAGATTCAAGGTCTGATTGAAAAGACTAATAATTTAGCTAAAGAAAATCTCCAAGGTGTGCGCGTGGTTAAATCATTTAATCAAGAGCAAAATGAACAAAAGAGATTCGATGTTGCCTCGGGTGAATTGAATGCGATCAATGTCAAAATTGGTTATCTATTCTCGGTTATGTCACCTTTATTTACAATGGTTAGTCAACTAGCCATTGCAGGTTCAATTTGGTTTGTTGGAAGTCAAGTGGATAAGCATCCTTTGTGGATTGCGAGTGTATCATCATTTACGAATTATTTGATGCAAATTATGATGGCCGTCATTATTGGTGGAATGATGATGTCGTTTGCAGCTCGTGGATTGGTTTCAATTAAGCGAATTAAAGAAGTTATTGATACTAAGCCAACCATGACCTTTGATCTTGACGCACCAGAGCAGGAATTAAAGGGATCTGTTGAATTTAAAGATGTGTCATTTAGTTATCCAGACGATGACATGATGGTTTTAAAGGATATTACATTTACAGCCCAAGCGGGTGAAATGATTGGAATCGTGGGTGCTACTGGTTCAGGTAAGACGACCTTGGCGCAACTTATGGCCCGTTTATTTGATCCAAGTCAGGGAACGGTGAAAATTGGAGGCGTCGATTTAAAGCAAGTTAATGAAAAATCATTACGCCAAACAGTTTCGTATGTTCTTCAACGTGCAACCCTCTTTTCAGGTAAAATTGCAGATAATTTACGTCAAGGGAAAAAGGACGCTGATGAAACCGATATGAAACGGGCAACGGAAATTGCGCAAGCCGCAGAATTCGTGGAACGTTATGAAGATGTTTACGATCATCCGGTTGAAGAACGTTCTTCTAATTTCTCGGGTGGTCAAAAACAGCGTTTGTCGATCGCACGGGGAGTCATTGCTGAACCAAAGATATTAATTTTGGATGATTCAACTTCTGCCTTAGATGCTAAGTCTGAAAAATTGGTCAAAGAAGCGTTGGATCATGATTTGAAGGATACAACAACTTTCATTATTGCTGAAAAGATTTCTTCTGTGATTAATGCTGACCGGATTTTGGTTCTGGATGAAGGGAAATTAGTCGGTGTAGGAACGCATCAAGAATTAATCAAAAATTCCGATGTTTACCGTGAAATTTATGCAACACAAAAAGCGCAGGAGGTAAATAACTAA
- a CDS encoding ABC transporter ATP-binding protein yields MADFLKAIKFFAHYFKRFKLGLFLVVVFTVLSTYLQVKAPVYMGNSIQEMGNYLFVKLNPMTAAHANLDKFHHALLMMVAFVMMMAVSMLIMGIIQSLISANSVNDMRTGLFAKLQRMTIRYFDEHQDGEILARFTSDLDNIFNAMNQAIFQLFSQIALMVGIIIMMFQQNVKMAWITMASTPIALLIAVLVIVQAKKYVDLQQSEVGHLNGYINEQINGERVIITNGLQAESIAQFTQHNDKVRKATFKGQVWSGILFPLMSGMSLINTAVVIFFGGAMALNGDLSRATALGLIVMFMSFSQQYYQPITNITSTYNMLQLAITGAHRLSEVFEQIDEVSPTNGHVLTGIEKQVKLDNVHFGYQAEREILHGVSVDVNKGQMVALVGPTGSGKTTVMNLLNRFYDVDAGSVSFDGIDVREMDLKSLRDHVGIVLQDSVLFSGTIRDNIVFGKPNATDEEMISAAKQANIHEFIETLPKGYETTVDDENSVFSTGQKQLLSIARTILTNPDLLILDEATSNVDTVTEAKIQKAMEAVIQGRTSFVIAHRLKTILSADKIVVLKDGEVIEQGNHQELLAEKGFYAELYTNQMVFE; encoded by the coding sequence ATGGCAGATTTTTTGAAAGCAATTAAGTTCTTTGCACATTATTTTAAGCGTTTTAAATTGGGGTTGTTTTTGGTAGTGGTTTTCACTGTTCTATCAACATATCTACAAGTTAAGGCGCCTGTTTATATGGGGAATTCCATACAAGAGATGGGAAATTATCTCTTTGTTAAGCTCAATCCTATGACTGCGGCGCATGCTAACTTAGATAAATTCCATCATGCCCTATTGATGATGGTTGCATTTGTTATGATGATGGCAGTTTCAATGTTGATTATGGGGATTATTCAATCTCTAATATCAGCCAATTCTGTAAATGATATGCGAACGGGTCTCTTTGCAAAATTGCAACGAATGACGATTCGCTACTTTGATGAACATCAAGACGGTGAAATTTTAGCCCGCTTTACTTCGGATTTGGATAATATTTTTAATGCCATGAATCAAGCAATTTTCCAGTTATTCTCTCAAATTGCTTTAATGGTCGGAATTATCATTATGATGTTCCAACAAAATGTCAAAATGGCTTGGATTACCATGGCATCAACACCGATTGCACTTTTGATTGCCGTTTTGGTGATTGTTCAAGCTAAGAAATATGTAGATTTGCAACAAAGTGAAGTCGGACATTTGAATGGTTACATTAATGAACAAATTAATGGAGAACGAGTAATTATTACTAATGGTTTGCAAGCCGAATCAATTGCCCAATTTACACAACATAATGATAAAGTGCGAAAAGCTACATTTAAGGGACAAGTCTGGTCTGGAATCTTGTTCCCGTTGATGTCTGGAATGAGCCTAATTAATACGGCAGTGGTCATCTTTTTTGGTGGTGCAATGGCCTTAAATGGTGATTTATCACGAGCCACGGCACTAGGGTTGATTGTGATGTTTATGTCATTTTCACAACAGTACTACCAACCAATTACTAACATTACCTCAACCTATAATATGTTACAGTTGGCGATTACTGGAGCTCATCGTTTATCTGAAGTCTTTGAACAAATTGATGAAGTTTCGCCAACGAATGGCCATGTACTAACAGGAATTGAAAAACAAGTTAAATTGGATAATGTTCATTTTGGATATCAAGCAGAACGCGAAATTCTCCATGGTGTTTCCGTCGATGTTAATAAAGGTCAAATGGTTGCTTTAGTAGGGCCAACTGGTTCTGGAAAAACGACGGTCATGAACCTGCTCAATCGTTTTTATGACGTTGATGCGGGGTCGGTTTCATTTGATGGAATCGATGTGCGGGAAATGGACTTAAAGAGTTTACGTGATCATGTGGGAATTGTTTTGCAGGATTCCGTTTTGTTCTCAGGAACAATTCGGGATAATATTGTCTTTGGAAAACCCAATGCGACAGATGAAGAGATGATTAGTGCTGCCAAGCAAGCTAATATTCACGAATTCATCGAAACGTTACCAAAAGGATATGAGACAACTGTGGATGATGAAAATTCGGTTTTCTCAACGGGACAAAAGCAACTCTTATCAATTGCTCGGACGATTTTGACTAATCCAGATTTGCTGATTTTGGATGAGGCCACGTCTAATGTTGATACTGTGACCGAAGCCAAAATTCAAAAGGCGATGGAAGCTGTGATTCAAGGCCGGACTAGTTTTGTGATTGCACACCGTTTGAAGACGATCTTATCAGCTGATAAAATCGTCGTCCTAAAAGATGGTGAAGTGATTGAACAAGGAAATCATCAGGAACTCTTAGCCGAAAAGGGATTCTATGCAGAATTGTATACAAATCAAATGGTATTTGAATAA
- a CDS encoding ABC transporter ATP-binding protein/permease, whose translation MAYLELRDIKKSYFLGQEEFPVLKGIDLDFELGEFVSVLGESGGGKSTLMNIIGGLDRNFEGSVTISGEKLNHRKEKMLDAYRRGTIGYIYQSYNLISHLTVLDNVLISLDMTTLSHSEREARAKELLERVGLGDQMKKHPNQLSGGQKQRVAIARALAPDPEVIIADEPTGALDSQNTVEVLELLQEIAEDGKLVIAVTHSQDVANHGTRIVHLADGKVDGNSRIHDAYPVGQRTEKIQSKAMPLSASFQNAWKHFSHNFWRNSLIMIGTAIGLFAVLLFSGIGNGVNAYIQKQVGDLANPNYPTIMKNVVSNKEAKGKESSELMQSTMQTMMTDYKKATMSQDYLNQIKDVKHVKKVTPGYMFTNVTVSYQGNDIQTPQYQSWTPAYSDSIIKAGHAPKDGEIVVDKKTFAQKVSADNWKSIVGKDVDLTFVAYDENNVPKPITKTFKVAGVAESQTGAMAATTEATMHQVLEEAGANTDYTYASVEIADTKNVKAAVKDINAIQADGQKAFLAISVGSILDTINTIVSLATNVLAAISGISLIVSALMIIVTMYMSVSERTKEIGILRALGESKRDIRRLFTSESIIIGLLSAALALVMAYGLGFLLNTALYKIAKFNMIQVSVSNVIFTIIVALVISFLAALMPARRASRLNPIDALAAD comes from the coding sequence ATGGCATATTTAGAGCTACGAGACATTAAGAAATCATATTTCTTAGGTCAAGAAGAGTTTCCAGTTTTAAAAGGAATTGATTTAGATTTTGAATTAGGTGAATTTGTTTCGGTACTGGGTGAGTCTGGTGGCGGAAAGTCGACGTTAATGAACATTATTGGCGGATTGGACCGTAACTTTGAAGGTAGTGTGACAATTTCGGGCGAGAAATTAAATCATCGAAAAGAAAAGATGTTGGATGCTTATCGTCGAGGTACGATTGGGTACATCTATCAATCATACAATTTGATTTCACATTTAACTGTGTTGGACAATGTTTTGATTTCGCTTGATATGACAACTTTAAGTCATAGTGAACGAGAAGCTCGGGCTAAGGAGCTGTTGGAACGAGTTGGATTGGGTGATCAAATGAAAAAGCATCCTAACCAATTATCGGGTGGACAAAAACAACGAGTGGCCATTGCACGGGCCTTGGCTCCAGATCCAGAAGTCATTATTGCTGATGAGCCAACTGGTGCATTGGATTCACAAAATACAGTTGAAGTTTTGGAACTCTTACAAGAAATTGCTGAAGACGGTAAGCTGGTGATTGCTGTGACGCATTCCCAAGATGTAGCCAACCATGGAACTAGAATTGTCCATTTGGCAGATGGAAAAGTAGATGGAAATTCACGAATTCATGATGCTTATCCAGTGGGACAACGAACAGAAAAAATTCAATCTAAAGCAATGCCACTTTCAGCTAGCTTCCAAAATGCCTGGAAGCATTTTTCGCATAACTTCTGGCGTAATTCGTTAATTATGATTGGGACGGCTATTGGCCTCTTTGCGGTTTTGCTTTTCTCTGGAATTGGGAATGGAGTTAACGCTTATATTCAAAAGCAAGTTGGGGATTTAGCTAATCCCAATTATCCAACCATCATGAAAAATGTGGTTTCTAATAAAGAAGCCAAGGGTAAAGAATCATCTGAATTAATGCAGAGTACCATGCAAACTATGATGACAGATTATAAAAAAGCAACGATGTCACAAGATTACTTGAATCAGATTAAAGATGTTAAGCATGTTAAAAAGGTTACGCCTGGTTACATGTTTACGAATGTGACGGTTTCATATCAAGGAAATGATATTCAAACTCCACAATATCAAAGCTGGACACCAGCTTATAGTGATTCAATCATTAAAGCCGGACACGCACCTAAGGATGGAGAAATCGTCGTCGATAAGAAGACATTTGCCCAAAAGGTTAGTGCAGATAATTGGAAGTCAATTGTTGGCAAAGATGTCGATTTGACATTTGTGGCATACGATGAAAATAATGTGCCAAAACCAATTACTAAAACCTTTAAGGTGGCTGGAGTGGCCGAATCACAAACGGGGGCCATGGCTGCTACGACCGAGGCTACGATGCACCAAGTTTTGGAAGAAGCTGGGGCTAATACCGATTATACGTATGCCTCAGTTGAAATTGCGGACACTAAAAATGTTAAAGCGGCCGTAAAGGATATTAATGCCATTCAAGCTGATGGTCAAAAGGCATTCTTGGCAATTTCGGTTGGTTCAATTCTAGACACTATTAATACAATTGTGAGTCTAGCAACGAATGTCTTAGCTGCCATTTCAGGAATTTCATTAATTGTGTCAGCGCTGATGATCATTGTTACGATGTATATGTCTGTTTCTGAACGGACGAAAGAAATCGGAATCTTAAGAGCTTTGGGGGAATCAAAGCGGGATATTCGCCGTTTGTTTACTTCTGAGTCGATTATTATTGGTTTGTTATCAGCGGCATTAGCATTGGTGATGGCATACGGTCTTGGATTCTTATTGAATACGGCTTTGTATAAAATTGCGAAGTTTAATATGATTCAAGTCAGCGTGTCAAATGTTATCTTTACGATTATAGTCGCTTTGGTCATTTCATTCCTTGCTGCTTTGATGCCGGCACGACGAGCTTCACGTTTGAACCCGATTGATGCTCTAGCGGCTGATTAG
- the pepV gene encoding dipeptidase PepV, producing the protein MNKNASEWLAESIKYEDDLLNDLKTLLAIPSVRDDQAATPDAPLGPKTKEALTTWESMAQRDGFKTGDFKGLVGYAELGDADAAESIDVIGHLDVMPEGEGWTKEPFSPVIEDGRLYARGASDDKGPSMIAYYALKMLKDMNVPMKRRVRLVMGIDEESEWMGMEEFFETNGYPTMGFSPDAEFPIINGEKGNVSQVVRFNGTNGGTVELRDFKAGQRPNMVPGTAVAHVSLQDPQMLVAGLERYLASEKRVKAEIEVNDHLATITFYGKQVHGAWPETGLNAGTFLANYLQQYDFGGNAKGFLTFLGTAVHDDSTAFRIGALKHDDLMGDLSMNIGIQRFEAGEDGFINLNFRYPQNTNPEEIGNAVSSALTPDFDAKVAIEGHAQGPHYVSGDDPLVTTLLDVYRKHTGLPAAERVIGGGTFGRLLDRGVAFGAMFEGVPDTMHQPDEFYPVADLTRGMAIFAEAIYRLANEA; encoded by the coding sequence ATGAATAAGAATGCATCAGAATGGCTCGCTGAGTCAATTAAATATGAAGATGATTTATTAAACGATTTGAAGACATTATTGGCAATTCCGTCAGTCCGTGATGATCAGGCGGCAACTCCGGATGCACCACTTGGCCCAAAGACGAAAGAAGCACTTACTACTTGGGAAAGTATGGCGCAACGGGATGGCTTTAAAACGGGTGATTTTAAGGGGTTAGTGGGATATGCTGAATTAGGCGATGCCGACGCAGCTGAATCAATTGATGTGATTGGTCATTTGGATGTAATGCCTGAAGGTGAAGGTTGGACGAAAGAACCATTTTCACCAGTTATTGAAGACGGACGTCTATATGCACGTGGTGCATCAGACGATAAGGGACCTTCAATGATTGCTTATTATGCATTGAAGATGTTAAAAGATATGAACGTTCCCATGAAGCGACGTGTCCGTTTGGTCATGGGAATTGACGAAGAGTCTGAGTGGATGGGAATGGAAGAATTCTTTGAAACAAATGGTTACCCTACCATGGGATTCTCACCAGATGCCGAGTTCCCAATTATTAACGGGGAAAAAGGAAATGTTTCCCAGGTTGTTCGCTTTAATGGGACAAATGGGGGAACTGTTGAATTACGTGACTTTAAAGCTGGTCAACGACCAAATATGGTGCCAGGAACAGCGGTAGCACATGTTTCCCTACAAGATCCACAAATGTTAGTTGCCGGATTAGAACGTTATTTAGCAAGCGAAAAGCGGGTTAAGGCTGAAATTGAAGTGAACGACCATTTGGCCACTATTACTTTCTACGGGAAGCAAGTGCATGGTGCCTGGCCTGAAACGGGATTGAATGCTGGAACATTCTTAGCAAACTATCTACAACAATATGACTTTGGTGGCAATGCCAAAGGCTTCTTAACTTTCTTGGGAACTGCAGTACATGATGACTCAACAGCATTTAGAATCGGGGCCTTAAAGCACGATGACTTAATGGGTGATCTTTCAATGAATATTGGAATCCAACGTTTTGAAGCAGGTGAAGATGGCTTTATTAACTTGAATTTCCGTTACCCACAAAACACTAACCCTGAAGAAATTGGGAATGCAGTTTCTAGTGCATTGACGCCTGACTTTGATGCCAAAGTAGCCATTGAAGGTCATGCGCAAGGTCCACATTATGTTTCAGGGGATGATCCACTGGTTACAACCTTGCTCGATGTTTATCGGAAGCATACTGGTTTACCAGCGGCAGAACGTGTGATTGGTGGCGGAACCTTTGGTCGCTTGTTAGACCGTGGTGTGGCATTTGGAGCAATGTTTGAAGGTGTTCCAGATACCATGCATCAACCGGATGAATTTTATCCAGTGGCCGATTTGACACGAGGAATGGCGATTTTTGCGGAAGCCATTTATCGTTTGGCTAATGAAGCATAA
- a CDS encoding guanylate kinase, translating to MANAANQKVLVITGNTGTGKTTVARYLNEKYHLPQVVTHTTRPPRAGEIDGRDYYFETEASFPSNHYLEEVVYSHYHYGSSYEGLNRAWEKGPLITIVLDTAGALTYAQQLGEKVEVLYLSVDDQADLTQRLIKRGDQLARIQKRINSAEFVRDLAVPPALQQYAHMVVNNDWIQTKKAIDGIIKNMLK from the coding sequence ATGGCAAATGCAGCAAATCAAAAGGTGCTCGTGATTACGGGAAATACGGGGACCGGTAAAACAACGGTAGCCCGCTATTTAAACGAGAAATATCACTTACCGCAGGTAGTTACACATACAACTCGTCCACCGCGTGCTGGGGAAATCGATGGCCGTGATTATTATTTTGAAACTGAAGCTAGTTTTCCTAGTAACCATTACTTAGAGGAAGTTGTCTATAGCCACTATCACTATGGTTCATCATATGAGGGTTTAAATCGAGCTTGGGAAAAGGGACCTTTAATTACCATTGTTTTAGATACAGCGGGGGCCTTAACCTATGCCCAACAATTAGGGGAAAAAGTAGAAGTATTATATTTATCAGTTGATGATCAAGCCGATTTAACACAACGTCTGATCAAACGGGGGGATCAGTTGGCACGGATTCAAAAAAGAATAAATAGCGCTGAGTTCGTGCGCGATTTAGCTGTACCACCTGCCCTTCAGCAATATGCACACATGGTGGTGAATAACGATTGGATTCAAACCAAAAAAGCAATCGATGGTATTATTAAAAATATGTTAAAATAG